One Desulfatitalea tepidiphila genomic region harbors:
- a CDS encoding Txe/YoeB family addiction module toxin yields the protein MEFDPAGFEDLAWWVEQDRKKALRILKMIREVQRDPFIGSGKPEPLKHELSGCWSRRIDREHRLVYQVKEDKIRILACRYHY from the coding sequence TTGGAATTTGATCCAGCCGGGTTTGAAGATCTTGCATGGTGGGTCGAACAAGACCGCAAGAAAGCCCTGCGCATCCTGAAAATGATCAGGGAGGTTCAGCGGGATCCATTCATCGGATCCGGCAAACCCGAACCCCTCAAACACGAACTTTCCGGCTGCTGGTCCCGCCGGATCGACCGCGAACACCGTTTGGTTTATCAAGTGAAAGAAGATAAAATCCGAATTCTCGCCTGCCGTTACCATTACTGA
- a CDS encoding Txe/YoeB family addiction module toxin yields MNWRIVFVKQALKDAKKLSASGLRSKAEELIQILRENPYQTPPPYEKLVGDLTGADSRRINIQHRLIYQIIEDEKTVKIIRMWTHYE; encoded by the coding sequence GTGAACTGGCGGATCGTTTTCGTAAAACAGGCTCTAAAAGACGCTAAAAAATTGTCCGCATCAGGGCTCAGGTCCAAGGCTGAGGAACTGATCCAGATCCTTCGAGAGAATCCTTATCAAACACCCCCTCCTTACGAAAAACTCGTCGGTGATTTGACTGGCGCCGATTCACGGCGGATCAACATCCAACATCGATTGATCTACCAGATCATCGAAGATGAAAAGACGGTCAAGATCATCCGCATGTGGACCCATTACGAATAG
- a CDS encoding type II toxin-antitoxin system Phd/YefM family antitoxin — protein MPTLSATEARTKLYRLIDQASKSHEPIVITGKRGNAVLISEDDWRSIQETIYLLNVPGMRESIREGLATPIEDCTEEIDW, from the coding sequence ATGCCCACGTTATCCGCCACAGAGGCGCGAACCAAACTGTACCGCCTCATCGACCAAGCATCCAAATCGCACGAACCGATTGTCATAACAGGCAAAAGGGGCAACGCGGTGCTCATTTCGGAGGACGACTGGCGCTCGATCCAGGAAACCATATATCTCTTGAATGTTCCCGGCATGCGTGAATCCATTCGCGAGGGGCTGGCCACGCCCATCGAAGATTGCACCGAGGAAATCGATTGGTGA
- a CDS encoding type II toxin-antitoxin system Phd/YefM family antitoxin, which yields MQVYTYSEARQKLATVLEQAESTGKVLIRRKDGRTFALTPEQTASSPLDVPFIKANITTKEIVDIIRKGRER from the coding sequence GTGCAGGTATACACATATTCGGAAGCCAGGCAAAAGCTTGCCACCGTCCTTGAACAGGCGGAAAGCACCGGTAAGGTGTTAATTCGCAGGAAAGATGGGCGGACTTTTGCGTTAACGCCTGAACAAACCGCATCTTCTCCTTTAGATGTGCCTTTTATAAAGGCAAATATCACCACAAAAGAGATTGTGGATATCATTCGAAAGGGAAGAGAAAGATAG
- a CDS encoding colicin Z C-terminal domain-related protein yields the protein MPSSIFQGWAPPGIWGPWIDLGPGKLYGGIFTWELTFTSESSATATFDIEVNYFIGSAEKTDRLIGPGTHIFGFGMCACKARVRMKSHLLGQNVRIVARHP from the coding sequence ATGCCATCATCCATTTTTCAGGGATGGGCTCCCCCGGGCATTTGGGGCCCATGGATTGATCTTGGCCCTGGCAAGCTTTACGGGGGCATATTTACCTGGGAGCTGACATTCACAAGCGAATCAAGTGCGACAGCAACTTTTGATATAGAAGTAAATTACTTCATCGGGAGCGCGGAAAAAACCGATAGACTGATAGGACCCGGCACCCATATATTTGGGTTTGGTATGTGTGCATGCAAAGCAAGGGTTCGTATGAAAAGTCATTTACTGGGTCAAAATGTCCGTATCGTTGCAAGACACCCTTGA
- the mutL gene encoding DNA mismatch repair endonuclease MutL: protein MPRIRILPDILANKIAAGEVVERPASVVKELVENALDAGSDRIFIDIENGGRTLIQVADNGHGMDHDDALLAVERFATSKLHRDEDLAAIRTLGFRGEALPSIAAVSHLTLTTRSRDREVGVAVHLQGGKIVQVTETGAAQGTLVRVERLFFNTPARRKFLKTAGTEMGHIADHVAGMALGYPQVHVKLVHNGKTVKQWTRAADGAVRAADVLGALKPEELTAVSGESGPLRLSGYLAPVRLARSTSRGTFLFVNGRRVRDRVIQHALFEGFRGRLMKGQFPLAALFLELPFDQVDVNVHPTKHEIRFVDSRRVHALVQQSVSAVLSQAERRLWGGPAPSDRSPADTPAVAEPRPAYRGPTPAAWTPISTSRPTVSSPPAARLEPPVHEPAAAPDRVLDAFSNRTQTPLWKTRRFSDLTVIGQFRGTYILCQEGDSLILIDQHAAHERVVYEHLARGAGRIEVQQLLMPETVELGFAEAEMLEQLIEGLRGLGLEIEPFGGTTFVVKAVPSLLADEDVGRLVRGLAERSAALGMGAGQERILDACRMVMACHNAVRAKQPLADAEIRHLLEQLDRCEQPSYCPHGRPTWIRWTLRDLEKAFGRVG from the coding sequence ATGCCCCGCATTCGCATTCTGCCCGACATCCTGGCCAACAAGATCGCCGCCGGCGAGGTGGTCGAGCGGCCGGCCTCGGTGGTCAAGGAGCTGGTGGAAAACGCTTTGGACGCCGGCAGCGACCGGATCTTCATCGATATCGAAAACGGGGGCCGCACCCTGATCCAGGTGGCCGACAACGGCCATGGCATGGATCACGACGACGCTCTGCTGGCCGTGGAGCGCTTTGCCACCAGCAAACTGCACCGCGACGAGGATCTGGCTGCCATCCGCACCCTGGGATTCCGGGGCGAGGCCCTGCCCAGCATCGCGGCCGTTTCCCATCTGACCCTGACGACCCGGTCCCGGGACCGCGAGGTGGGGGTGGCGGTGCATCTCCAGGGCGGCAAGATCGTCCAGGTGACCGAAACCGGCGCCGCACAAGGCACCCTGGTGCGGGTCGAACGCCTCTTTTTCAACACCCCGGCGCGCCGCAAGTTTCTCAAAACCGCGGGCACCGAGATGGGACACATCGCCGACCATGTGGCCGGCATGGCCCTGGGCTATCCCCAGGTGCATGTCAAACTGGTCCACAACGGCAAGACGGTCAAGCAATGGACCCGGGCCGCCGACGGAGCCGTGCGGGCGGCCGATGTGCTCGGCGCGCTCAAACCCGAGGAGTTGACGGCCGTGAGCGGCGAAAGCGGACCGCTGCGCCTGAGCGGCTACCTGGCGCCGGTGCGCCTGGCGCGCAGCACCTCGCGGGGCACCTTCCTTTTCGTCAACGGCCGGCGGGTTCGCGACCGGGTGATCCAGCACGCGCTGTTCGAAGGCTTCCGCGGCCGGCTGATGAAAGGCCAGTTTCCCCTGGCCGCCCTGTTTTTGGAGCTGCCCTTCGACCAGGTGGATGTCAACGTGCATCCCACCAAGCACGAGATCCGCTTCGTGGACTCGCGCCGGGTGCACGCCCTGGTGCAGCAATCCGTGAGTGCCGTCCTTTCCCAAGCCGAACGTCGTCTGTGGGGCGGTCCGGCGCCATCGGACCGAAGTCCTGCCGATACCCCGGCCGTGGCCGAACCCCGACCGGCCTACCGCGGCCCAACCCCGGCGGCCTGGACCCCGATCTCTACTTCCCGCCCGACTGTTTCTTCGCCACCGGCTGCGCGCCTTGAGCCGCCGGTTCACGAACCGGCCGCCGCACCGGATCGGGTATTGGATGCCTTTTCCAACCGGACCCAGACCCCGCTGTGGAAAACCCGCCGTTTTTCCGACCTGACCGTCATCGGCCAGTTCCGGGGCACCTACATCCTCTGCCAGGAGGGCGACAGCCTGATCCTCATCGACCAGCATGCGGCTCATGAACGGGTGGTTTACGAGCACCTCGCCAGAGGCGCCGGCCGCATCGAGGTGCAGCAACTGCTCATGCCCGAAACCGTGGAGCTGGGGTTTGCCGAAGCCGAGATGCTCGAACAGCTCATCGAGGGGTTGCGCGGACTGGGGCTGGAGATCGAACCCTTTGGCGGCACCACCTTCGTGGTCAAGGCCGTGCCCAGCCTGCTGGCCGATGAAGACGTGGGCCGCCTGGTGCGTGGGCTGGCCGAACGCAGCGCGGCGCTTGGCATGGGGGCCGGACAGGAGCGCATTCTGGACGCCTGTCGTATGGTGATGGCCTGCCACAACGCGGTGCGCGCCAAGCAACCCCTGGCCGACGCCGAGATCCGCCACCTGCTCGAACAGCTCGACCGCTGCGAGCAGCCTTCCTACTGCCCCCACGGCCGGCCCACCTGGATTCGCTGGACCCTGCGGGATCTGGAAAAGGCGTTCGGGCGGGTGGGGTAA
- a CDS encoding FG-GAP-like repeat-containing protein, giving the protein MSPRIYFSRLLISMICLLAIPLTALAEPARVAVLPFAIHSDKDYDFLRQGIVQMLTSRLTEPGKVTVVDPVATESALAAAGQAKGDDLARQVGQALGADYAIHGSLTILGDSVSIDAKTLDITGARPPMAFFKQTQGLGNVIGEINLMAGEINERIFGVEKAAAVATPSPAAAPAPTTAPPSASGAPAQPDIHMHPEKLLQQGRPITTGTSPLPASPLAGSPLSGSTTQQPSSTLNPAFVPAQGMRTSHEPGFWKSRNFSELINGIDVGDVDKDGLLETVVAMPEKILILRFSKGRQQTVAEIKTDRFVRNISVSVADINGNGTPEIFVTALSIGLDVVSSSVLEFDGGNYKTIVEKSRYYYNVIRHPVLGARLYGQPQNGRTDPFNGAIFEMEWKGADYEPTNQVLAANKANVLGMTIGDVMAEQNESIVAYTPRDRIQLLLQSGKTEWKGDDPYGGTTLYFASPPTDPDSKDSASYFPIRMRAVDLDRNGKVEILTARNFGSTGRTLDRQRYFSKSNIVALVWDGLGLTPAWQTRQLTGRVQDLLVADFDNDGDDELLAAVISKEGAIIFADAQSTLIGFDLTLPQQ; this is encoded by the coding sequence TTGAGCCCACGCATCTATTTTTCAAGACTTCTCATATCCATGATTTGCCTGCTGGCCATCCCCCTCACTGCCCTGGCCGAACCGGCCCGGGTGGCCGTACTGCCCTTTGCCATCCACAGCGACAAGGACTACGACTTTCTCCGCCAGGGCATCGTCCAGATGCTCACCTCGCGTCTCACCGAGCCGGGCAAGGTGACGGTCGTCGATCCCGTCGCCACGGAAAGCGCCCTGGCCGCTGCCGGCCAGGCCAAGGGCGACGATCTGGCACGCCAGGTGGGCCAGGCGCTCGGCGCCGACTACGCCATCCACGGCAGCCTGACCATCCTGGGCGACAGCGTGAGCATCGACGCCAAGACCCTCGACATCACCGGCGCGCGGCCGCCCATGGCATTTTTCAAACAGACCCAGGGACTGGGCAACGTCATCGGCGAGATCAACCTGATGGCCGGCGAGATCAACGAACGGATTTTCGGCGTAGAAAAGGCCGCCGCAGTCGCAACACCGAGCCCGGCAGCCGCGCCAGCGCCCACGACAGCACCGCCATCGGCGTCAGGGGCACCGGCCCAGCCGGACATCCACATGCACCCGGAAAAACTGCTCCAGCAGGGGCGACCCATCACTACGGGCACCAGCCCCCTGCCCGCCAGCCCGCTGGCCGGCAGCCCGTTATCCGGCAGTACCACACAGCAACCATCCAGCACCCTCAACCCGGCCTTCGTGCCGGCCCAGGGCATGCGCACCAGCCACGAGCCCGGATTCTGGAAGAGCCGCAACTTCAGCGAACTGATCAACGGCATCGACGTGGGCGACGTGGACAAGGACGGCCTGCTCGAAACCGTGGTGGCCATGCCCGAAAAGATCCTGATTCTGCGCTTCTCAAAGGGCCGCCAGCAGACCGTGGCCGAGATCAAGACAGACCGCTTCGTGCGCAACATCAGCGTCAGCGTGGCCGACATCAACGGCAACGGCACGCCGGAGATCTTCGTGACCGCCCTGTCCATCGGGTTGGACGTGGTCTCATCGTCGGTGCTCGAGTTCGACGGCGGCAACTATAAGACTATCGTCGAAAAAAGCCGATACTACTACAACGTGATTCGGCACCCCGTCCTTGGCGCCCGTCTGTACGGCCAGCCCCAGAACGGTAGAACCGATCCTTTCAATGGCGCCATCTTCGAGATGGAATGGAAAGGGGCCGATTACGAACCGACGAATCAGGTATTGGCCGCCAACAAGGCCAATGTTCTGGGCATGACGATCGGCGATGTCATGGCCGAACAGAACGAGAGCATTGTCGCTTATACGCCCAGGGACCGGATTCAGTTGTTGCTACAGAGTGGAAAAACAGAATGGAAGGGTGATGATCCTTACGGGGGGACGACCCTCTACTTCGCTTCGCCGCCCACCGATCCGGACTCCAAGGATTCGGCATCCTATTTTCCCATTCGAATGCGGGCCGTGGACCTTGACCGCAACGGCAAAGTCGAGATCCTCACGGCCAGGAATTTCGGCAGCACCGGCCGCACGCTGGACCGCCAGCGCTACTTCTCCAAATCCAACATCGTCGCCCTGGTGTGGGACGGGCTCGGTTTGACCCCGGCCTGGCAGACCCGGCAGCTCACCGGCCGCGTCCAGGATCTGCTCGTCGCCGACTTCGACAATGACGGCGACGACGAACTGCTGGCCGCGGTGATATCCAAAGAGGGCGCCATCATCTTCGCCGACGCCCAAAGCACTTTGATTGGGTTCGATTTGACATTACCCCAACAATAG
- the gatB gene encoding Asp-tRNA(Asn)/Glu-tRNA(Gln) amidotransferase subunit GatB, with protein MTTFEPVIGLEVHAQLKTATKIFCGCSTQFGAPPNTHTCPVCLGMPGVLPVLNKKVVDYTLRMALATHCSVPGSSRLARKNYFYPDLPKGYQISQYELPIAVNGHVEIQIDGERRRIGLTRIHMEEDAGKLVHDPDRPVSYVDLNRTGVPLMEIVSEPDIRSAEEAGAYLRTLRAIVRWIDIGDGNMEEGSFRCDANVSIRPTGIEKFGTRAEIKNLNSFKHVEKAIRYEIARQTELLLDGGEVVQETRLWDPDKGVTVSMRSKEEAHDYRYFPDPDLLPLDIAPEWIEAVRQALPELPDERRARFEADHGLSEYDAGVLTSSRELADYFEACLKLHDQPKTVANWIMGPLLGLLNAQDKSIEASPITVEDFAALLKLQDDGTISGKIAKTVFDEMAVSGQSPAEIVKAKGLVQVSDSGAIEAAVDQVLAAAPDEVARYKGGQAKLMGFFVGQVMKATRGKANPQIVNEILKRKLGD; from the coding sequence ATGACCACATTCGAACCCGTGATCGGGCTGGAGGTGCACGCCCAGCTCAAGACCGCCACCAAAATATTCTGCGGCTGCTCGACCCAGTTCGGCGCGCCGCCCAACACCCACACCTGCCCGGTCTGCCTGGGCATGCCCGGCGTCCTGCCGGTGCTCAATAAAAAGGTGGTGGACTACACCCTGCGCATGGCCCTGGCCACCCACTGCAGCGTGCCGGGCAGCAGCCGCCTCGCCCGCAAGAACTATTTCTACCCGGACCTGCCCAAGGGCTATCAAATCTCCCAGTACGAGCTGCCCATCGCGGTCAACGGCCACGTGGAGATCCAGATCGACGGTGAAAGACGCCGCATCGGCCTCACCCGCATCCACATGGAGGAGGATGCCGGCAAACTGGTCCACGACCCGGACCGGCCGGTCAGCTACGTGGACCTGAACCGCACCGGCGTGCCCCTGATGGAGATCGTCAGCGAACCCGACATCCGTTCGGCCGAAGAGGCCGGCGCCTACCTGCGCACCCTGCGGGCCATCGTCCGCTGGATCGATATCGGCGACGGCAACATGGAAGAGGGTAGTTTCCGCTGCGACGCAAACGTCTCCATCCGGCCCACCGGTATCGAAAAGTTCGGCACGCGGGCCGAAATAAAAAACCTCAACTCGTTCAAACATGTGGAAAAGGCGATCCGCTACGAAATCGCCCGCCAGACCGAGCTGCTGCTCGACGGCGGCGAGGTGGTGCAGGAGACACGCCTTTGGGACCCGGACAAGGGGGTCACCGTCTCCATGCGCAGCAAGGAAGAGGCCCACGACTACCGCTATTTTCCCGATCCGGACCTGCTGCCCCTGGACATCGCCCCGGAATGGATCGAAGCGGTGCGCCAAGCCCTGCCCGAGCTGCCCGACGAACGCCGCGCCCGCTTCGAGGCCGACCATGGCCTCTCCGAGTATGATGCCGGCGTGCTCACCAGCAGCCGTGAACTGGCCGACTATTTCGAAGCGTGCCTCAAACTGCACGACCAGCCCAAGACCGTGGCCAACTGGATCATGGGTCCCCTGCTCGGCCTGCTCAACGCCCAGGACAAGAGCATCGAGGCTTCGCCCATCACGGTCGAGGATTTCGCGGCGCTATTGAAACTGCAGGACGACGGTACGATCAGCGGCAAAATCGCCAAGACCGTCTTCGACGAAATGGCCGTCAGCGGCCAATCTCCGGCCGAAATCGTCAAGGCCAAGGGGCTGGTGCAGGTCTCGGACAGCGGCGCCATCGAGGCGGCCGTGGACCAGGTGCTGGCCGCTGCCCCGGACGAGGTGGCGCGCTACAAGGGCGGCCAGGCCAAACTGATGGGCTTCTTCGTGGGCCAGGTGATGAAAGCCACCCGCGGCAAGGCCAACCCCCAGATCGTCAACGAGATATTGAAACGGAAGTTGGGGGACTGA
- a CDS encoding DUF2065 domain-containing protein, with translation MDRRTRETAVRYFLCVIGMVMIVEGLPYFAFPDRMKPWLQKLIETPDRSLRRLGLGLMVGGLVLVYFGRG, from the coding sequence ATGGATCGCAGAACAAGGGAGACGGCGGTGCGATATTTCTTGTGTGTCATCGGCATGGTGATGATCGTCGAGGGGCTGCCCTATTTCGCCTTTCCGGATCGGATGAAGCCCTGGCTTCAGAAATTGATCGAAACGCCGGATCGGTCGTTGCGGAGGTTGGGGTTGGGGCTGATGGTCGGAGGTTTGGTCCTGGTTTATTTTGGAAGAGGTTAA
- the queA gene encoding tRNA preQ1(34) S-adenosylmethionine ribosyltransferase-isomerase QueA: MFASRNSYFIKIKHMYELNDYGYVLPEGLIAQQPAERRDRSRLLRLDRMSGRVTHGTFGDIADLLAPGDVLVRNNTRVIPGRLLGRKPTGGRVEVLVLDFAQGVTRGEFTCLVKASKRPRPGSRLIFDQGLEARVLDVQERTCTLAFEGVPDFEAVLERIGHVPLPPYIRRADTNGDHDTYQTVYAAEKGAIAAPTAGLHFTPSLLERLADRGVVIADLTLHVGYGTFLPVEARDIRDHRMHSEWFTLPGETAEAVNQARAAGRRVVAVGTTCVRTLEYCAGPGGRLEPLSGACDLFIYPGYEFRAVDAMITNFHLPKSTLLMLVSAFAGRERILAAYAEAVRLGYRFFSYGDAMIIL; the protein is encoded by the coding sequence TTGTTTGCTTCAAGGAACAGCTATTTCATAAAAATCAAACATATGTACGAGTTGAACGATTATGGGTATGTGCTGCCTGAGGGGTTGATCGCCCAGCAGCCGGCCGAGCGGCGCGACCGGTCGCGGTTGTTGCGGCTCGACCGGATGTCGGGGCGTGTCACTCATGGCACGTTCGGGGATATCGCCGACCTGTTGGCGCCCGGCGATGTGCTGGTGCGCAACAACACCCGGGTGATTCCGGGGCGCCTGCTGGGACGCAAGCCCACGGGCGGTCGGGTGGAGGTGCTGGTGCTGGATTTCGCCCAGGGGGTGACGCGGGGCGAGTTCACCTGCCTGGTCAAGGCCTCCAAGCGCCCCAGGCCAGGCAGTCGCCTGATTTTCGACCAGGGGCTCGAGGCGCGGGTCCTCGATGTTCAGGAGCGCACCTGCACCCTGGCCTTCGAAGGGGTGCCCGATTTCGAGGCCGTGCTGGAACGCATCGGCCATGTGCCCTTGCCGCCCTATATCCGCCGGGCCGATACGAACGGAGACCATGATACCTATCAGACCGTCTATGCCGCTGAAAAGGGCGCCATCGCGGCGCCCACGGCCGGCCTGCACTTCACCCCGTCCCTGCTGGAGCGGCTGGCCGACCGGGGCGTGGTGATTGCCGATTTGACCCTGCATGTGGGCTATGGAACCTTTTTGCCGGTCGAAGCGCGCGATATCCGCGACCATCGCATGCATAGCGAGTGGTTCACCCTGCCCGGCGAGACGGCCGAGGCGGTGAACCAGGCCAGGGCCGCCGGCCGGCGGGTCGTGGCGGTGGGCACCACCTGCGTGCGCACGCTAGAATATTGCGCCGGCCCCGGCGGTCGCTTGGAGCCCCTCAGCGGCGCGTGCGACCTTTTTATATACCCCGGTTACGAATTCAGGGCGGTCGACGCCATGATCACCAATTTTCATCTGCCTAAATCGACCCTGCTGATGCTGGTATCGGCCTTCGCCGGACGGGAGCGGATTCTCGCCGCCTATGCCGAGGCGGTCAGGCTGGGGTATCGGTTTTTTAGTTATGGGGATGCGATGATAATTCTATGA
- a CDS encoding four helix bundle protein — MAYSSFEDLEVWRRASRLAVETYRVLADSRDYGLKDQMTRSAVSIASNIAEGAERGTTAEFIRFIRIAKGSAAELRTQCNIAKEIGAISQPLKINELIAELKEISSMLQGLVVALQNKIDRIPPL; from the coding sequence ATGGCATATAGCTCTTTTGAGGATTTGGAGGTGTGGCGGCGGGCGAGCCGATTGGCTGTCGAGACCTACCGGGTGCTGGCCGATAGCAGAGACTACGGATTAAAAGATCAGATGACCAGATCCGCGGTTTCCATTGCCAGCAATATCGCCGAAGGAGCGGAGCGGGGGACCACGGCTGAATTCATCCGGTTCATCAGAATTGCCAAAGGCTCCGCCGCGGAATTGCGAACCCAATGTAACATCGCAAAAGAGATTGGCGCGATTTCTCAACCTTTAAAAATCAATGAACTGATCGCAGAATTGAAGGAGATCTCGAGCATGCTTCAGGGCCTCGTCGTTGCCCTGCAAAATAAAATAGATAGAATTCCACCACTTTAA
- the tgt gene encoding tRNA guanosine(34) transglycosylase Tgt, giving the protein MPFHLSKTCSETRARAGRLATPHGDIETPIFMPVGTQATVKAVSPEELVELGAQIILGNTYHLYLRPGVETIRRFGGLHRFMHWERPILTDSGGFQVFSLAGLSRISEEGYAFQSHLDGGARHLLTPEGAVAVQMGLDSDIMMCLDQCIAYPAERGEAEQALALTSRWAQRCKAAWRANEGCPNQLFGIVQGGMYKDLRTRSVAEIVGVGFPGYAVGGLSVGEPKEVMLEMADHTLPLLPADAPRYVMGVGTPADLVEMIALGADMFDCVMPTRNARNGQLFTRTGTININNARFRDDTDPIAPDCGCYACRHYSRAYIRHLFQAKEILAHRLATIHNLHFYLSLVKAARVAILEGTFAQFRRDFRHTYES; this is encoded by the coding sequence ATGCCTTTCCATCTATCCAAAACCTGTAGCGAAACCCGCGCCCGAGCCGGCCGCCTGGCAACCCCCCACGGCGACATCGAAACGCCGATCTTCATGCCTGTGGGCACCCAGGCCACGGTCAAGGCGGTATCGCCCGAAGAGCTGGTCGAGCTTGGGGCCCAGATCATTCTGGGCAACACCTATCATCTCTATCTGCGGCCGGGGGTGGAGACGATCCGGCGCTTCGGCGGACTGCACCGTTTCATGCACTGGGAGCGGCCCATTCTGACCGACAGCGGCGGGTTCCAGGTCTTTTCCCTGGCCGGTCTGTCGCGGATCTCGGAAGAGGGGTACGCCTTCCAGTCCCACCTGGACGGCGGCGCGCGCCACCTGCTGACGCCCGAGGGTGCGGTGGCGGTGCAGATGGGACTCGACAGCGACATCATGATGTGCCTGGATCAGTGCATCGCCTATCCGGCCGAACGTGGCGAGGCCGAGCAGGCCCTGGCCCTGACCAGCCGTTGGGCCCAACGGTGCAAGGCGGCCTGGCGGGCGAACGAAGGCTGCCCCAACCAGCTGTTCGGTATCGTCCAGGGCGGGATGTACAAGGATCTGCGCACGCGGTCGGTGGCGGAGATCGTGGGGGTGGGCTTTCCCGGTTATGCGGTGGGCGGATTGAGCGTGGGCGAACCCAAGGAGGTGATGCTCGAGATGGCCGACCACACCCTGCCGCTGCTGCCGGCCGATGCGCCGCGTTACGTGATGGGGGTGGGTACGCCGGCCGATCTGGTGGAGATGATCGCCCTGGGCGCCGACATGTTCGATTGCGTCATGCCCACTCGCAACGCGCGCAACGGCCAGCTCTTTACGCGGACCGGCACGATCAACATCAACAACGCCCGGTTCCGCGACGATACCGATCCCATCGCGCCGGATTGCGGATGCTATGCCTGCCGGCACTATTCGCGGGCCTACATCCGGCATCTGTTTCAGGCCAAGGAGATTCTGGCCCACCGGCTCGCCACCATTCACAATCTCCATTTCTACTTGAGTCTTGTCAAAGCGGCGCGTGTGGCTATATTAGAAGGAACTTTCGCGCAGTTCCGGCGCGATTTTCGTCATACCTATGAATCGTAG
- a CDS encoding NifU family protein has translation MKEKVEAAIARIRPMLQADGGNVELIDVTDDGIVKVRLQGACAGCPMSQMTLKNGIERIIKETVPGVKTVESV, from the coding sequence ATGAAAGAGAAAGTCGAAGCGGCCATTGCCAGGATACGACCCATGCTGCAAGCCGATGGTGGGAATGTGGAGTTGATCGATGTGACGGACGACGGCATCGTCAAGGTGAGGCTTCAAGGCGCCTGCGCAGGTTGTCCCATGTCCCAGATGACGCTTAAAAACGGCATCGAGCGCATCATCAAGGAGACGGTGCCCGGGGTGAAAACGGTGGAATCGGTCTGA